taatggcatacaaattcctgagaactacttgcagtctctgcaagagcgctgccgggagaatctcccggggtacaaacttcgcattacacaaagactggtaactgatgtagcgggcgaagaagagtcgaacagaataataaataagcggcattctagagcccacagaaatccaaaagagatgaagttacagatcttggaaaaattttatttccccaGAATGGTTAGCCGCATTAGGTCGTTGGTCTCTTCTTGCCAGGCCCGTAAAATGCTTAAATACGCTAGACACCTGGCCAGACCGGAACCTCAACTAACCCCTATCCCTAGTAACCCATGTGAAATCCGgcacattgaccttttttcgATCGGGAATCTCAAATTCCTGAGTTGCATAGAtaagttttcaaaatttgcCAAACTTTTCCCGATAGAATCAAAGTCAGCTGTCCATCTCCGCGAGAAGCTGACCGAAGTGCTGCAAGTCTGCGCAGAACCCTCATTTTTAACTAACGGAAAGTTGTGGACATTCGGTACAAGCTGATGCTCCTCTATCCGACGATCACTGAGAGGTGGTGCTAGAGTATCACAGGATGGCGATGGACACACAAGAAACCTATGCGGTATTGGGAAACTGCCTCTCCATCGGAAATACGACCGTTTGCCAGGaaaaaaaacttatgaaaactagacgaggccagctgcattcccaggctcttaaaaggaggacacgCTTTCTGCGATCACCTGAGAAACGACAAAGAAATAGTGGAGTTGGTCGACGACGGCACTCTGTTCCTGACGAACTTCAACGGAACGGTCATAGCGGACTCTGGGAAGCGTTACCTACTGGGATCGTATATAATCCAGTACGATAACGAGACCGTTCACATCGGGACCACGTCTTACAGCAGCTATTTGACATAAATGTGATGGCCATGCCGGCCGTACTGAGCTAAGTAACCGCCACTGGATACCAGTTCACGATTTTAGCctgcagaacttaagaaaactaaacaatatctaacaactttttattctCGATCCTAACAGAAGCAGCGACGATCCTCGGTTTCGCCTTGTTACTATACATCGCATGGAGAAAAATAACTTCCACCAAGGGCATTCCAACGCATTGAGGCACCGTCGAACTGGAGGCGTACACCATCAGTGCGGCCCCCATGAAGAGATGCTGATCTGCGGTACGCATATTTTCGAACGGGGAAGAGTTAACAAATAACAGCACCGACTACCAGCCTCCGCGCCCGTGCTGACTCGGCACAACAATATCCGCCGGCCAACATGCACCGACCGGGCACCGACCCACTGGACCGGGCACCAACCTACTTGCCCCGCcagcctgctgactgctcaccGTGCAAGTGGAGTACGGTGGGAAATGCAAGATCGGCAAAAGCTGACACTGACGCTGACGCAGTCGTCGACACCAAACCACCGAGGGCTGATGGTAACAGAAGAGAGAATGTAccgacactctggatttgacagcgaATTACTTGGAATTGACGGAAAGCTTGGGACCTAACTCTCTGGACTAccgaggatttaactccgtcatgactaagtattgaacaggtcaataaataccatttttaatttcttggtttcgaatcaatacactgtcttcttgggaatttaattgagtttttcaaataacttgggatcttgctggcagtaGTATTGAGTTGTTTGGCGTATGCTTGACCCCCTGGTGACCTAGCTTTATGTGTAAGCGAAGTGTGGGATTCtattattggcacataaattggaaatttaaggttatcgggtctgattataagccaatcttcagatggcctgaagtctaattgacaattgcatttctttatgaaggcgattcctaatatgccatcgcatggaatagcaaaatgtaaatccacaatatgaaagtcgtgttggattatatatctagttgtctgtatctcaatagaggttaaagtttttgattttgtaacctactgacttattcctttATATCTATTAGTTaacgtttatgtcatgatagacatcagaattttctttgattattgaaatgtctgcaccaatgtctattaaaatcaccagttcttttcctgtggaaacgttagtaaaagtaaaaagtatatctgactgagattaattgcatgaaccattacattttctactgttgggtacataaagggtcttgagagttttccgatgtattttgggctTCTTTCAAATGGTTACTGGTGTTACtgctattgtggcctcgattgtttcctctgtattgacctctttcgttattattataattgaaattgttgtagttgctataattattataacgacCATAGAAATTAActctgaagtttccacgtccgcggtttccaccacgctgaggataatttttgtaataaaggaaagtatttggttgtccagttgcttccgtgcaactatttacgaacttggatatgccatcattcatggtgttgaaggtgccagactgcatgataagttttaccttatcaattactAAATTCTATGTCATCgccttaactgcagattgtgtagaataacttctggctaattcaagggttaggccgtccgttatgtactcactttctagagctttcgtcatctgctcaacctctgacgtgtattggttagcagttttgtttcgttgctgtagattcatcagtttggctgatagtacttctacactttcgcctttgacattgctttttagtccggaaattacttctgatatagttttttcatttccgactaggtttctgacgccaccttttagctttgtttttattatcgaaatagctaatcgttcgtgtttgccttttattgattctataatttccaatgcatccAGAAAACTTGATAAGTTTTCTGCTTCaccattaaatactggtataagctttgatgcagtgttaataaaatcagtatttgactgtgccattgtaataaatttttcttcaactgtgcTTGAGCTAGTGTCTGATCTGTAGAATTGTCTAAATCAggatagtgagattatttatttcttcctcttttaaatccttttgattattgttaataacttattttgattctgtttcttcaccagtttcaattattagtgaagtattaagaatattaggtattgatatatcgagcttgaacttttctctaatagttgtcaaattggatCTTAGTCTGATAAAGACTTTGTTACTTGATaccaatgatctttattaaacttatctctatgttcatatattagtattcgttcttcattaaagcattttactaatatttctaagtgttttaaaacagtggttgaagttttctgtattggtctattctggattaatgacttttgcgatttgtcaaattctgctttaatgtttcataattcttttgataattcattccattccattatgttatggatatgaattatttcttagatatcatcataacaattgctctacctaagattggatcctcgtctattcttgatctaacATGCACACCCGGAATGGTCTCTAGTGCTATTAATTTCTGGTTTGCAGTGTAGTGAAACTAAGGTGaggcatgacagttaaatgtgtatatataaagATTTTCCAACTCATATACACTAACACGGgttgtagatattaattgataaaCTCTTCTACTAAAATCTgggtcccttatataaattttgcttatggctctttatgtattcatactttaatatacatatatatatatatattgttttagatttactttactGTATTtcatttccatatttttgtacaatttataaaagcaattgacaacaattattactagcattatatgtacgaattccaaatcaattttatttggttattacgtTAGCAGTAGAATCCATTATCCATAttgccattattgttttgtttaaattataattgtaattatcatgtatttcttctctaaatttaattattgaatttcccctcatctattctataagggcctttcttacctatagtttcgcatagctttacgggctacacTTCTAAAAGAGCGGAAATGGTTCCGcacaattttacaaaaatgttgttttatatttagttttaatatatattgatgatccTCATCCTCTGCGTCAGCTGGTTCTCGCCGGTTGGCTGCACTGACGCTCGTTAgcaggcgaaagtggcggCCCCTCTCGCTTGTTGATCTGCTGCTAATGTCCGGGGCCTATTGTCTTAAGCGGGGCCGTTGGCGGTCTTCACACTGGTCTTCGGCTTCATGCATGCGTAATTACATGTTGCAGAGTagagaggtccggggcagtcggtcgcgcagatttctggtcttttcggcagtagcttgggatagtttttcaaaggttgatcgacgacgtgtaccacataggtaaaatttttttacgtCTACATCGACGATATTATCGTCTTTAGTAAGGAATATAAGTCTCACTGGAGTAACCTTCGcgccatatttgagaaattgaggcaGGCCAAGTTACAAGTCAATTTGGAAAAGACACTGCTTTTGCGCACCCAGGTTGAAGGTAAGAGCCATCAAAGAAATGCCTCCACCTCCgaatttgaaagaacttaaagGTTTCCTAGGAATGACCTCTTATTATAGGAAATTCATCTGCAATTACACTAAAGTCGCGAAACCTCTGACGAACGTCACAAGGGGAGACCACGCACAAATCAAGGCTTCTCAATCcaagaatatttcaatttcgctTGATGGAAAGAAAATGAGGGCCTTCGACGACTTGAAAACCATCCTCGCCTCTTCAGAGGTTATAGCATGCAGACTTTAATAAGCCTTTCCATCTGACCACCGATGCTTCCAATTACGCCATAGGGGCCGTTCTCTCTCAAAGTGACGGCGGCATAGACCGCCCAACCGCCTATATATCTTGGTCATTGAACAAAACTGAGGATAAGTACGCAGTAAACGAGaaagaaatgctggcaatagTATGGGCCCTTGATAATTTACGATCCTACCTCTATGGTGCCAcgtcaattaaagtttataccgatcaccaacccctaaccttttcgttaggtaatcggaactataatgctaagctgaaacgctggaaagcgcgcatagaagaatacaactgcgagcttatttacaagccgggCAAATCCAATGTGGTTGCTGATGCTCTCTCCCGCATCATCTTGAATATAAACCACTTCAGTGCCAATACAGCCTCAACTTCAACAACGGAATCCGTTGCCACCGTCCACAGTGCGCTTCAAGACGCCTTGGACTTAATCCCTCACGTGGAAGCCCCTATTAACGTGTTTAGGAATTAACTTGTTTTTGTCCCAGATAGGTTGCGGCACTGGATCCCAATTGATTGCGCACAAGATTTGCTaccctgtttaataaaatacttgaagccattaattattaatggcatacaaattcctgagaactacttgcagtctctgcaagagcgctgccgggagaatctcccggggtacaaacttcgcattacacaaagactggtaactgatgtagcgggcgaagaagagtcgaacagaataataaataagcggcattctagagcccacagaaatccaaaagagatgaagttacagatcttggaaaaattttatttccccaGAATGGTTAGCCGCATTAGGTCGTTGGTCTCTTCTTGCCAGGCCCGTAAAATGCTTAAATACGCTAGACACCTGGCCAGACCGGAACCTCAACTAACCCCTATCCCTAGTAACCCATGTGAAATCCGgcacattgaccttttttcgATCGGGAATCTCAAATTCCTGAGTTGCATAGAtaagttttcaaaatttgcCAAACTTTTCCCGATAGAATCAAAGTCAGCTGTCCATCTCCGCGAGAAGCTGACCGAAGTGCTGCAAGTCTGCGCAGAACCCTCATTTTTAACTAACGGAAAGTTGTGGACATTCGGTACAAGCTGATGCTCCTCTATCCGACGATCACTGAGAGGTGGTGCTAGAGTATCACAGGATGGCGATGGACACACAAGAAACCTATGCGGTATTGGGAAACTGCCTCTCCATCGGAAATACGACCGTTTGCCAGGaaaaaaaacttatgaaaactagacgaggccagctgcattcccaggctcttaaaaggaggacacgCTTTCTGCGATCACCTGAGAAACGACAAAGAAATAGTGGAGTTGGTCGACGACGGCACTCTGTTCCTGACGAACTTCAACGGAACGGTCATAGCGGACTCTGGGAAGCGTTACCTACTGGGATCGTATATAATCCAGTACGATAACGAGACCGTTCACATCGGGACCACGTCTTACAGCAGCTATTTGACATAAATGTGATGGCCATGCCGGCCGTACTGAGCTAAGTAACCGCCACTGGATACCAGTTCACGATTTTAGCctgcagaacttaagaaaactaaacaatatctaacaactttttattctCGATCCTAACAGAAGCAGCGACGATCCTCGGTTTCGCCTTGTTACTATACATCGCATGGAGAAAAATAACTTCCACCAAGGGCATTCCAACGCATTGAGGCACCGTCGAACTGGAGGCGTACACCATCAGTGCGGCCCCCATGAAGAGATGCTGATCTGCGGTACGCATATTTTCGAACGGGGAAGAGTTAACAAATAACAGCACCGACTACCAGCCTCCGCGCCCGTGCTGACTCGGCACAACAATATCCGCCGGCCAACATGCACCGACCGGGCACCGACCCACTGGACCGGGCACCAACCTACTTGCCCCGCcagcctgctgactgctcaccGTGCAAGTGGAGTACGGTGGGAAATGCAAGATCGGCAAAAGCTGACACTGACGCTGACGCAGTCGTCGACACCAAACCACCGAGGGCTGATGGTAACAGAAGAGAGAATGTAccgacactctggatttgacagcgaATTACTTGGAATTGACGGAAAGCTTGGGACCTAACTCTCTGGACTAccgaggatttaactccgtcatgactaagtattgaacaggtcaataaataccatttttaatttcttggtttcgaatcaatacactgtcttcttgggaatttaattgagtttttcaaataacttgggatcttgctggcagtaGTATTGAGTTGTTTGGCGTATGCTTGACCCCCTGGTGACCTAGCTTTATGTGTAAGCGAAGTGTGGGATTCtattattggcacataaattggaaatttaaggttatcgggtctgattataagccaatcttcagatggcctgaagtctaattgacaattgcatttctttatgaaggcgattcctaatatgccatcgcatggaatagcaaaatgtaaatccacaatatgaaagtcgtgttggattatatatctagttgtctgtatctcaatagaggttaaagtttttgattttgtaacctactgacttattcctttATATCTATTAGTTaacgtttatgtcatgatagacatcagaattttctttgattattgaaatgtctgcaccaatgtctattaaaatcaccagttcttttcctgtggaaacgttagtaaaagtaaaaagtatatctgactgagattaattgcatgaaccattacattttctactgttgggtacataaagggtcttgagagttttccgatgtattttgggctTCTTTCAAATGGTTACTGGTGTTACtgctattgtggcctcgattgtttcctctgtattgacctctttcgttattattataattgaaattgttgtagttgctataattattataacgacCATAGAAATTAActctgaagtttccacgtccgcggtttccaccacgctgaggataatttttgtaataaaggaaagtatttggttgtccagttgcttccgtgcaactatttacgaacttggatatgccatcattcatggtgttgaaggtgccagcctgcatgataagttttaccttaccaattactcaattctatgtcattgccttaactgcagattgcgtagaataacttctggctaattcaagggttaggccgtccgttatgtacacactttctagagctttcgtcatctgctcaacctctgacgtgtattggttagcagttttttttcgttgctgcagattcatcagtttggctgatagtacttctacagtttcaccgttgacattgctttttagtccggaaatgacttctgataagttttttcatttccacctaggtttctgacgccaccttttagctttgtttttattatcgaaatagctaatcgttcgtgtttgccttttattgattctataatttccaatgcatcgagaaaacttgttaagttttctgctttaccattaaacactggtataagctttgatgcggtg
The sequence above is a segment of the Drosophila biarmipes strain raj3 unplaced genomic scaffold, RU_DBia_V1.1 ptg000008l, whole genome shotgun sequence genome. Coding sequences within it:
- the LOC127011783 gene encoding uncharacterized protein LOC127011783 isoform X2 gives rise to the protein MEKNNFHQGHSNALRHRRTGGVHHQCGPHEEMLICAPTTSLRARADSAQQYPPANMHRPGTDPLDRAPTYLPRQPADCSPCKWSTVGNARSAKADTDADAVVDTKPPRADGNRRENVPTLWI